CAGATCTAGCTGAGTTTTATGGGCAAAGGCCACAGTTCCGCCAAACCCGTACGTGGCGGCCCCCACCTGCAGTTCTGAGGGCTGAATGGTGAGGTTTTTCGTCTCAGTATTTAAGGCTAGCTGGCTGCTTAACGTAATTTCCTTGGCTTTCAGAAACTCGCTGCCGCCCGCTTTCAGGCTGTTGACCAGCGCCTTGCCGTTGGTTTTGATTTGCACCAGTGGCCCTTCTATGGCTAGCGCGGCGGTGAGTTGGTGCGCCTGCAGGTCATAGGTTTGTTTGCCGGGGTCATCTTGGTAGCGCACGTGCACGTTCTGGAGCGAGATGTGCTGCAGGTCAAAAGCCATTTTGCCGGTTTGGGTGGTGTCTGCGGTTTGGTAAATCAGGTAATTGACCTCGCCGTTGGGCAGCACTTTCACCAGCACTTCGCCTTCCTCTAAATGAATTTCTTTGATGCGGTAGTTGCCCTTCCAGACATCCCAGAAGTCAAAGGTGCTGTAAATGCGCCTGAGCTTGGCCAGGGGCGCGGTGCTGTTGGGCAGGGCTTCAGTGATTTCCACGTTCTGCAGACTAATGGCCACCTGCGGAAACTTCTGCCACCAGGTCACCTCTATCTTCTCCACGGCCACCTTGGTCTTGATGTGTTTGTTGGCCTCCGTGACAAAAAGCTGAATGATTTTGTCTTGGTAGAAGTAAATAGTGCCGGCCGCCAGGGCCAATACCAGAAACAGGCCGCCTGCCGCCAAAAAAATATACCGCGCTATCTTTTTCCCCTTTCCCACAAACTTTCTGATTTACAGACTCTAAATATACAGCGCGGGATTGTCCCCTCCAATGGAAGGTGCGCCACAAGAAAAATTTTACACTTTTTTAGCGACGGCATTTGGCAGAAAGAAAAACATCCCCCATATTTGCATCATCAAACGGGGACAATAGGTCTTCTACTGATAAAGATTGGGGTGTTAGCTCAGCTGGTTCAGAGCATCTGCCTTACAAGCAGAGGGTCGCTGGTTCGAATCCAGCACGCCCCACTTCCAAAAGCCTTACCTCACCGGTAAGGCTTTTTTTTTATGCGCAAACTTTTTGCAGACAATCTCCTCACTTAGTTATGCCTGCCGGGTTTGAAAACAGCATGATGATGATGATTAGGTAATGGTACAATGCCAATGGGTTTCGTATTCTCCAAAGCACTATTAACCTAAACCAGATTCCTCTATGGGTAGGCTTTCACAAGACACGCCCCCTAAATCAGAAAATAGATTGAACCCACGCAACTAGGAAACCATAAAAACGCAGCAGGTAGACACGCCTCATGAATTGGCCCATTGGGAAAAGTGAACAGCGGTAAAAAGGTTGAGTGTGGCGCAATCCCCAGGGAGAGGCAGGTTAATCATAAATCCAGGCGAGGGCATGCATGCCCACAATATGATTAAGGAAATAAGGTGAACTCAATTAACACAAAGGAGCTAAATGGGTGAAAGTGGCTGAGATTGCCAACCTTTCCCATTTGGCAGAGTATCAACTATCAGATCAGATTCCCACTTTTTAACTATCAACTTTTATGTCATTAACACTTGAACTAGCCAATAAAGCAGTACGCGCCGCCTTAGAAAAGTCTGCGGAACTAGGCTTGAAAATGAATATTGCTGTGGTGGACGCAGGAGCTAACCTCACCGCCTTTGCTCGTATGGACGGTGCGTGGCTCGGCTCGGTGGATATTGCCATCCGGAAAGCCCGGACTGCACGATTCTTCGACATGCCCACCGGTGACTTGGGTAAGGCCTCACAACCGGGCGGGTCTCTCTATAACATTGAGCACTCTAATGGAGGGCTAATCACCTTCCCCGGCGGCCTTCCAATTGTAGGGGGAAACGGCGAAGTCATAGGTGCCATTGGGGTATCAGGCGACACTGTGGAGAATGACCATACGGTAGCTGAGGCCGGAATGAAAGCAATTAGCTAAAACAAAGAAACCTCCGCCCCTTAGATTTATCTTAGCCTTTGAAGGCCCTTCAACGTGAAGGGCCTTTTGTTTCCTTTTTAACTCTTTGATGGCTAGAGGCAAATAATGGGCTTCAATAAGCCAGGAGGATTCCTTGAACTAATCCTGCTCCTTTCATGATTGGTCAACTTTAGTGAGCAGCCAATAATTTATGGCTACATGTTATATGGTAGTCGTCAAGTCTTTAAACGATATAACCCTTAGTTATAAATACAACCATTCATACCGTACTGGCTAGCGTCTTTTCCCACAAGAATAGAAAACACATGAATTTCAGAATGAAAAGGAAATATACCCTAAGCTTCCTGGCACTAGTGATACTCCTTGCTTTAGGCGGAACCGGCTGTTATGTAAATAACCAGATTGGCAAATTAAAACCTAGTGACGAGCGTAAAGCGGAATACTCTCAACATGCCTATTTTTCCCCTGAAAAAGATGAATTCATAAGCCCCAAAAAGATAACTTATTACGAAGAGCAGGTAACAGGAGGCAACTCTGGGTTTTTGAGGTTCTTCAAAACGTCTCCCAATGCCCCAACGGCTGAGTTGCCTAGAAAAGCACTCACAAAAAAGGATTTTCCCGCAGAACCTTCCTCTTATGCCACTTATTGGCTAGGGCACTCAACGGCTATCATAGAGCTGGACGGAAAGCGTATC
This region of Rufibacter sp. LB8 genomic DNA includes:
- a CDS encoding heme-binding protein; translated protein: MSLTLELANKAVRAALEKSAELGLKMNIAVVDAGANLTAFARMDGAWLGSVDIAIRKARTARFFDMPTGDLGKASQPGGSLYNIEHSNGGLITFPGGLPIVGGNGEVIGAIGVSGDTVENDHTVAEAGMKAIS